The DNA window GTTAGGTCAACTCCCAAGCAGCCATAAACAGGTCATCACTTGCTACCAGCAAAAGAGCACACTCCGCATTGGATCCCCATTTTCTCAGCAGCAGGGCTTGTGCACATTGCCCCACCTCCTGCTGCGGCTGCCCAAAAGGCCAAAAAGGCCACTAGCTAGCTAGATCACAGTTTACTTTGTTATCCTGAGAAATTGACCGAAGCCAAAAAAGTTGGCTCTAACAGCAGCTTCATATGTCGAGGTTATAAAAGTAATTGTCCGAAAAGTGGTCCACCTCTTGGagataatatcaattttaacttCTTTCTTCAGATTGAATCTTTGACTTAATATTTAAAgtagtttatttaaaatataaaaaagttaccttaattgttttataatttagttgtttccatttatattttaaacttcGGCGGCGCGTGTATAACAATTTACATgctaaatcattttataatttagtctatTTTACactcaacaagaaaataaattatatatttttaaaatatttatgtttatatcCTAAATCATActatagtttagtttattttacacttaataagaaaataaatagatgacgatgatgataattttttattaaaatatttttaaaaaactaatttcagtTAATGTATaagttaattcaaaaaataccttttattattgaataaaaaacaatagaaaaaactgaaaattaaactgtgttttttttttaaaaaaaaaaagaaagaaaaaattggtcTGGAAATGGGAGTTGAGTTCTTGGGTGTCTCTTAAATGACGTGACGTTGCCACGCGTCAATTTTGATAGCGATGTATGAGTAGGCAATTACAGAAAATAGGTGggcaattatgaaaaaataaatagagctCCAGTATTCAATTAATGAGACTAACACCcaatattatgatttatattatcattGTTTTGAAACCTCATCTGATTTGATGAGTCGATTTAAAACTTAGTTGACTCGGAATTAGAACTGaatcaagttgaagaaaaaataaaaaaagtcatgatCCGGTATGACCCGTCTGATCCAGTGACCCGACAAAACCCGGTTAAAAACCCgattgcaacccgttgatttttgttttttgtttttttttttactaaaacgacgtcgttttgatttttttaaaataggaatTGACCTGAACGACCTGGTGACTCGATCAAAACCCGGTGACCCGATCAAAACTCAGAATCCGAACCTTAAACTAGACCAATACTGAGcgagattttaaaactatgctctTAATAATTACACATCTCACAAtgacaataatgtaaaaaagaaaaatatcatgttaaaatCCTCTTCTAGGGCATAGACATGGCCATGAAGGAGGATCTAAGAAACCATCATCAATCATGCAATTACTCCTCTCTAATTCCAGATCATGATTCAGACCTATCAGTTGCCAAACAATGAGACATTGATTGCAATTTtcaaactatataataaaaattattacacatttcttaaaaaaaaaaaatagatgccaATTAAGGTGACATTATTTCATGTCCTAAAAGTCACCTTATTGACTAGTAAAAATTGCTGAATGAAATAGTAATTAATCAGGTCAAATTTATGTTAATGGTCAACATTTGACCTCAAAAGAACTCAAGTCAAAAACCATGTTGAGTTTGTAATTATCTTTGAATTCAATCAATTCTTATGTCAATTTTTATGTCTTagttattgtttgattttttcatgcttgtcttaattaagaagattttAGACTTTAACATTGAAAGTTAAATTTGATGTTAACGATATCTGTATAGaaatgttatgattttttttatatataaaaaaaatattttaaacttgtagagtaataaaataacttgaatgttttgaatgcaaaaaaataacttaacaattcgtgataaaaaaattcacatttatTGAATGATTCTTTAATTGATTACAAACATACATGAAAATTCCTTGATAGAAAAACATGAACTAATatattctttggttttttcaggGTTTTTAGTAATGAAAACCGCAAGTCCACTGCATCACAATAAAAACTACAAGCCTACTGATTATCGCATATAAATTATCAACCTacaagctatttttttataaattatatgcgTGCTAGTTATTATTTACAAGATTATAAGCCTACCCATAAACATGTTTTGAAGATTCTGAAAACCTAGTTTAATTACATAGCAATTGTTGTTGTTGAGCTGGGACAGCCGGAGTTTTACTCGCTCATCTGGGCTCATAAAATACGCTTTCTAGAaggtggggtttcctcgaatccaaaaaaaaaaataaaaattgttgttgttgagcTGTAGtctaacatcatttttttaaataagaaagtCCACTCACtctattcattattttttaaatatgagttGTAGTTGTTGATCTTTTGTCtagcattatttttaaaatagggaAGTCCACTCACTCTATTCCTTTTAAAGTAACGATTACCTACTCGTCCTATTACATTTATTGTTGCACCATGTAAATTTCCTTTCGTGACCTAATTTCAAGTTtggattttatcaaatttattcaattttaatattatttttctagtgtAGACTTCCTAACTCTTTATTCAATTTTACTGTATAATAGTTAGAAAGCAAAATTAAAGTTGAACTTGTTTCGACGGCAGCACTTGCAAATGATTGACTTGGGATAGCATGTGCAAGACACGAGAGTGCTACCCCAGCTACATGAGTATTTGGAAAcgtgatataaattatattttttttaaaattttaattttttattaaaaattaatttttttagtatgttttggatcgttttgatacatcgatctcaaaaataatttttaaaaaataaaaaaacattattttaatgcatttcggtataaaaaacaaccataaccacaCTCTAAACATCACTACCTCAAATAGTAAGTTGAATTACGTGTTGGTCAAAAATCCTATCATGaaaagttttctatttttttttctaattatattttataagcaATGGAACTGTTGATACAGTAAAATATTAGTATCAACgaggaagttttttttatatataaataaaacatgttcATGGCCTATAACCCATTAAGGTTAGAACTTAAAGGGCTATTCAATTTAGAATAAGACTAAAATTTATAGGTTTTTATtcgatttaattaaattattgccAGTTATATGCATCCCGGGAATGCAGTTAAGTgatccaatattaaattaaattaagggtGTTTAAGAATGTGATAACacttcgtgttttttttttagaaatatattaaaataatatttttttattttttaaaaattatttttaatattagcatataaaaaagatttaaaaatataaaaaaattaattaaaaatataaaaattaaaaattttaagagaaTATGGTTAGAAACAGTGCTTCCTTATCCTAGATGCTTCCTTATCCTCCTAACACAACTTAATTTTATCGGTTttaattatctaatttaatCGAACAATATTTCCAATTATACGCAGCATGGGAATGCATTTAATTGGCATAGAAGAATAAGTTAGATATAAAACTCAAGTGTTAGATTTGTTAGTCTTACGTCTGAATCTCATAATCAATATTCAGGGGAATGCAATTGAATTAATGtgaagaatatattttaaaatcattttaaaaattaacataatttcaGTTAATGTCTGCGAATTAATCCAAATATATCATtaacatgaaatttaataataataataaactaaaaagtGTGGGTTTTTcactgtgtatatatattactaTTCATCCTCTCACATTTGACTATGAATCTACTATTCAAAATTTTGCTTCTTTTCGACTTTATCCTCGAAcgcttttttttacataattgtatttttttttaacaaattcaagggaaattaaaatcaaatttgttgattataaacataattaaaagaaaaatgatcaaaGTAGAAAAGACGCTATAAATAGGTGATGGTTTCAAAGttcacataaaaattttaattcagtCTTCACACTTTAAAAGTTATACATATTTGgttcctcaatattttattaatttttttttggtataaaagtttatttttgttattttttaatctctgaTTTGAAAGATGAGAGAGAGGTCGTTGGATTGTAgcagtagagagagaaaaatatcattggcgCCGATTTCAGCCACCAAAACAACTAATCTTTGTGTCAAATGTCTCCATTCGATAAGTGGAGTTcatattagatgtttttaacCTTGAATGTACCTAAAAAACATATCTGAGTTCAagaagatttttggttttggaacagtttttgagtttttttaaaaccatggaTAGGTTTATCAAGATtcctatgatattttttatgtgtttttgggtcaaaaattagtttttaagtaaaaaaaacctcaatccCTGATTTTTTAGCCATTATGGTGGGTGAAATCTGAACAAAATCAGATGATgcgtaaaaaaaaatgagactgGCGACATATTATTCGCTccagtttcaataaaaataaataagagccTAAGCGCGCGAGCCCTAACAAAATGAGCCAAGTGGGCTGGCTTTGCCTAGTAgcgcttgttttttttttttttaaaaaaaattaatgcttttttatgtttttttttaaattaatgcatttttatttatatttaaattaatacctcttctctcttttatttttttatacaaccttttttaaataaagattattttttagttattttgtatgtttttaatttttgaagagatttttctgattcatctataatttcttttatcttttgtatggataaaatttatttttagatgatatttctaatatgtgcaactttgcataaatattttttcttttatttttttcaattaatttaatgtgtgtgtctatttccattatcgtttgattgaatacaaaattattttaataaataaatttaataaacacaATCGGGTAAATGTCATGTCtagcgagattaaatatcttgattcatctcttgatttttcaagttttatttttagttatcgtttatgattttttatttatttattaagctatataattattgatttatttaattacttatatgcattaaattttttattattacttagaAGTTTTTTATCTACAAAGTCAGGTTGATAAAAcccatttatataattttttttttatagcaaaagAAATATTCGCCGGGGCCAAACAGGTAATAATAAAGCTACATTCCATCCATGTTCATGATTCATTATTGCTTACCAGTCAATAATATAATGGGAAGAGGCCAAATTATCGATGGTCAAGCACAAGGAATGGATTGCATCAAAAGCAGCAAGGAACAAATCATTTATCAGTCAAAAACAATATCATCGGGGAGAGCGAAGTTATTCTTTGCTCAAATCACTAGGCTTCAAGGGTTTGCATGCTTCTTTAACGAGAGGACAAAGAAGAAAGGGATGGCCGACGGTCCCTCACTTGAAGCATGGGTGTGACCACGTCAAATGTAAAGCAATGTAACGTCCTTTTATAGCAGAAAGACAATAGCTAGCTTTGTCGAAACTCCATTTTGAATTTAGGGCAGGGAGTCGGGGATGATCTCCTTTTTGTAATTATACCCTTTTCTTTATTAGGCTTTCTTGATTCATCTTCTCCTTTTTCGTTTTTTCCTCTGTGATGTTGAATTCTTTCCAAGTTTTACCGACAAAGTGTTAGATGAGAATGCATTATAAAATGGAATTGGAAGCTAAACTTTCGGCATTTCGATTGATAttgttgtgatattttttagaagtattttttaattaaaaatatattaaaataatgtatatATAAGAATCTACCAACCAGAATCATCATGATATAGGGAAAAcatgatcattttgatatattaataaatagttTTTGGTGATGAACATATATAGTCCATTGAAGTTAGATGCTCACCAAGTAACATGGTTTAATTGATGATTATTTCATAAGCATGCCGTACTGGAAGGTTGTTATCCTATGATTTAACTGGAAATAGAGACTAAATGGATATTACTTGGCCCAAGGGGATGCTATTTGCATTAGCATCAAACTTAAACGGTTAGATTGCTCCAATAAACTTTGAATCCCACATTTCAACAGATAAGTTTATCCAATCCAAAAGGACCAGGATCTTGGCAAAAGCCAATATGATGTTACAAACTGCACTAAATCCAGCAAACCATAGTTTCTAGCAGCTTTAAGACTGCTGCATTATCAAAAAATCCTAAGCTCCATTCCTGATGCTGCTGAGAAAAATGGAAAAAGCCCCTGATCTTCATGCTGTTGATTTCCAGGGCCTCAACATCTTCAGGCAATGTCTTTCCTAGGGTTTTTAATATTCGGTAAGTTTCATTCTAACATCTACTTCTCAATCTTGTCCCCGGCAACTCGTTGTTTTCATGGCCTTTGCCCATTCTATGCCTCTGTCTCAATCTTGCGCCAATACTATCTGGGTTTGGTTCAGCATGAGTACGCTTCTTGAGCTGACTGCTCTCCAATACAACACGTTTATCATCCTCAACAtgcatttcattttcttcctccATGTTTTGGCTTGATGACATGACATTTACAGCTGGTTTAACATTAGAGGCTTTCTCATCCACCCCCATGAACTCTGCATCATCTTTGCCATTACTTTTCCAACGTCTCTGCCTTAATCTTGCAGCAATACTATCTGGACTTGGGTTGATGGCAGATGCGTGTTTCCTTTTATGTTTCAGGCAACTTTCAGATGGAATATTGCCTTCAAATTTTGGCATTGATAATGCAAGATCATCATGAATCACATGGCAGATGcgtgtttctttcttctcttcctcaCTTCTAAATTCATTTTCATACATGTCTTCAAATTTAGGCATTGATAATGCAAGATCGTCAAGAATCTCATGGGTGCCAGCAGATTCAACTTTCTTGGACCTTGCTTCACTTCCAGAAAATGTCAATGACTTGTCTGTCTGACAAGCTGTAGCACGATTTCCATTGCTTTGCACGTGCTTCTCGTTATTCATTTCCTCACATTGAGGCTTCGATAAACCAAGGTTGTCATGAACCTCATGGTTGACCTTTGCATATTCCACATTCTCAGACTTCACTTCACTGCTTGAAAAAGTCAATGCCCTTTTTGTCTGACCATCATTAGCCAGATTTCTGCTGCTTGATATTTTGTTCTCTGTCTTGCTCTTTAACTCATCAAGTATTTTGTCTTCAGATTGATGCTCTAATTGCTCAGCTGTTTTATAAATGAACTGTGGAGATTCTTTGGACACCACTTCCATGTTGGAAAAGGGCAGTGACCTTTTTGCAGAAACTTCATTGGCAGTGTTTTGTAGGCGCTTGGTTTGGATGAGATAGTGTGCAACGGACTTGTAGCCCAAACTTGATATCTGGAAGGATAGGTATACAAAAGGCTTGCTCAGTTAGTTTTCTGCAATAAGGAGTTggattttcatattttgttaagCTGAGAAAGCTACCTTCCTATAAAGAGTGCCAGTGGGAGGCCACCCTTTTGCTTGTCGGCACAAACTGCAGTTGCAAATTCCACGACATACAGGGCATAACCAATTCGGATTTTCCAAGGCTTCAAGTACATGCTCCCCATATCTGCATACCAAGAAAGGAAGAACTGAGAAAAATAGACTTTCCAAATTAAACTGATCAGTTGTTTCAGTCTTTTAGGTTGTGAAATGGGCCTTTTAtgatacaaattaaataaaaataaaataaatagtcaaaTGGCAGGGTTCGCATAGTTGCACTTTTGGAAACCAGGCAAGTAGCCTTCTGatattataaaaggaaaaacaagtgAGAGGTCAGATGGGCAAACCTAggagaattaaattaaatgagaaaatatgAGGTCCAACAAAGACAGACCAGCAGAGGCTTTACAAGTTTGGCagggcaacaaaaaaaattgaattgattatcTATGGATTGTTTCCGTAGTTAGTGTGCATTGAAACTTAGAATTATAAGCCTAGAAAATCTTGGAAACTCAGAGCAAATACAAGTCAagaatattctaaaaatatttacctCATGTACAAACAATCTCCACAGAACTGTCCCTGGACCATCTTGCATTCGCAGCAGTGAGTACGATAACCAAGAGTTTTCTGCCTGTCAAGTACCATTTTCAATTTGTGAATGATTGAAGTCATATAGATTTTGTAAAGAAATGATTTAAGAACCTAAGTGCAAACATAAATATCAGATAATAGgaaacacaaaacaagaaaGGGAAAATTTAATTGTTGGATAGATATTCACATTAAAGCCGTCCAAAGctattttgataatttctttCTAGCTGCtaattttaaaggaaaacaaGTGATTGTGGGAAAGCATTTTCTATTGAACTTCCACTTTTcaaaagtttatttgtttttgaaccaTGTgcggaaaaaaatattaaattttaaaatttgaagctTTTTCCACTgatcaattaatcaaataataaacaaCTTGAGAATCAATGATCTGACAAACCAATTTAACATGCAGGGTATTGTCATGAATAATGCAAATTGGCCCTTTGCTATCAATATTCAGCTCTACTTCTCAACAATGAAAGCGAGTTCAATtttgtcaaaagaaaaatatatcaaaccTCATTATAGCATCATATCCTTAACAAAACCTTCTAAAAAAGAAACTGATACATTAATTGGTATAACAAGTTCAATTGTTTTCATCTCCCCCCTCTTCCACCAAGCTCCATTTACTGCAACAAAACTCTCAGCAAACTTCTCCGCAAGTCCCAAACACTCTAACCACTTCAGACACCAAACCAGGTCCTCCCTTTCCTAGCATTTTGGCAACTCCCAACCTTGTCATTACTAGTCTCACCAGCACCACTGCATCAACTATAAGATTGCATCATTGATATACTATCATTGCTTTGTCAACCAGGCACAAGTTCCCTGTTCCAAAACCACTACATTTTAACACTACCACAGCCCCCCACTTTCCATTCCCAGACCTTCAGTTACAACTTCTTTTGTTACCACTAGCAGTGCATCCCTTACAACAACACCACACACAAAAACTTAGGTATTCTACTGCATATTTTCAGATAGCCAGTTCAGTTAATAATGGAAAGAAGTTGGCATTAAGCTTTCCTTCAAAACTTGTGCCATAACAAAATTTACAGAGAtcatttaaactaaaattaaagtCAACTTCTACGCACtataatctttttgtttcttatgaTATATTCAATGTGAATTTTGATACTGTTGTCATTAGCTGTACTAGCACACGATACAAACTAAGCATTCAAATCAATTCATGATCCTCACACACAACCACACAAGCAAATATGGCCATGCcatttgtttattgttgttagTATTGCTAACATGTTTTTATCACTGGCTCCTCTTCAAAAACTATCTTAAAGCTGTAAGAAACCCCAACCATTCACTTGCAGTAACCTAGAAATGCTTTACTGAGTGTTTGATCATCTTTGACAGTACTAAGAGGTCAAATGGTAAAGAAAGTCAGCGCTCTTTCCATGAAGCAGCATTTAAGGTACTTCTTTCAGAAAGGGGATGTGAAAAAGGTTATAATTAGAGTGAAGATTACTCTATGGATAGACATACCAACTTAAGTTTTAGAAGCACAAAAAGTCCACCAATTTAAGTTTTACGAGAAGTAATTTTACAATTATGGTTACTATACGCCCTAAAACTCATTTCAGCAACCTTCTCAAAGAACAGCACTTCTAATCACAATACTTCACTAATCTGTGCACTACCAAATGGACACCTCCATGTCTTTAAGAACAATTGCATATCAAACATAGCTAAATTTGTTGGAAAGCATGTGACAAAATGTCACGTTTTCTTGTTAATAACAGGATTACTATCGCAAAGGCATACCTTACTACCCTCAAAAGATAAGTTTAGCACACGATGACATACAAATGGAGTTCAAAAAGCATGCTGACCTGCATTGGTGGCAAGTCTTTCCATTTATCGGATCATAAATTCTCT is part of the Populus trichocarpa isolate Nisqually-1 chromosome 7, P.trichocarpa_v4.1, whole genome shotgun sequence genome and encodes:
- the LOC7483144 gene encoding uncharacterized protein LOC7483144; this encodes MSTLRKRRPRDHQEPNKNTKPNEEINNNEHHETPKISVYEQTREERIKENLERMQKLGLMDLSLKLKACTAPPKRTPRTSPSSTKHPTPFLPRGPLRRSSRLQNSTPVSYSEVALTKKDGLLEDENIMQEVGSKPEIYTEEHEKLLGNTERSWTLFVDGCGKDGKRIYDPINGKTCHQCRQKTLGYRTHCCECKMVQGQFCGDCLYMRYGEHVLEALENPNWLCPVCRGICNCSLCRQAKGWPPTGTLYRKISSLGYKSVAHYLIQTKRLQNTANEVSAKRSLPFSNMEVVSKESPQFIYKTAEQLEHQSEDKILDELKSKTENKISSSRNLANDGQTKRALTFSSSEVKSENVEYAKVNHEVHDNLGLSKPQCEEMNNEKHVQSNGNRATACQTDKSLTFSGSEARSKKVESAGTHEILDDLALSMPKFEDMYENEFRSEEEKKETRICHVIHDDLALSMPKFEGNIPSESCLKHKRKHASAINPSPDSIAARLRQRRWKSNGKDDAEFMGVDEKASNVKPAVNVMSSSQNMEEENEMHVEDDKRVVLESSQLKKRTHAEPNPDSIGARLRQRHRMGKGHENNELPGTRLRSRC